The Myxococcales bacterium genome includes the window CTCCGCGGCCAGCGCCTGCGCCGGAAACGCCTCCTGGGGCACGTGTGGCAAGAAGCGCTTGGCATCGACGAAGATGCCGTGGCCGCCGATGGGCCACACGATGGGGATGCCGTAGGCTGCCATCTGCTTGCCGAGATACTCAACCTGGCCGACGCGCGCGTGCATGTGCGCATCGCTGACGCTTTCCTTGATGCCGATCGCCATCGCCTCCATGTCGCGGCCCGCGAGGCCACCATAGGTGTGCAGGCCCTCGTAGACCACGACTAGATTGCGCGCCTCTTCGAAAACGTCCCAGTCGTTCACCGCGAGGAAGCCGCCAATGTTGACGAGCGCATCTTTTTTGGCGCTCATGGTGGCGCCGTCGGTCAGCGAGCACGTCTCGAGCACGATCTCGCGAATGGACTTGTCCCTGTAGCCAGGCTCGCGCTGCTGGACAAAATAGGCGTTCTCCGCCACCCGCGTCATATCGTGGATGATGCGGAGGCCGTGCGCCTGCGTATACGCGCGCAGCTCGCGCAGATTGGCCATGCTGACCGGCTGCCCGCCCGCCATGTTGACCGTGGTCGCGATGCTGACATAGGGGATTTTCCCCGCGCCGTGCTGCTTCACCAGCGCGTCGAGCTTGCCGAGGTCGACATTTCCCTTAAACGGATGCTCGCTAAGCGGATCGTGCGCCTCGTCGATGATGATGTCGGCGAACGTGCCGCCCGCGAGCTCTTGGTGCAGCCGCGTCGTGGTGAAATACATGTTGCCCGGCACAATGTCGCCAGGCTTGATCAGCACCTTTGATAAAATATTTTCGGCGCCGCGGCCTTGGTGCGTCGGGACTAAGTACTTGTAGCCGTAATACGCCCGCACCGTTTCCTCGAGGTGGTAGTAGTTGCGGCTGCCCGCATAGGCCTCGTCGCCGCGCATCAGCCCGGCCCACTGTTCATCGCTCATGGCCGCGGTGCCGCTGTCGGTCAGCAGATCGATATAGACGTCT containing:
- a CDS encoding tyrosine phenol-lyase, with translation MVRPMQPPSRRSWAEPYKIKMVELLHMSTRKQRAAALQEAGLNTFLLRSQDVYIDLLTDSGTAAMSDEQWAGLMRGDEAYAGSRNYYHLEETVRAYYGYKYLVPTHQGRGAENILSKVLIKPGDIVPGNMYFTTTRLHQELAGGTFADIIIDEAHDPLSEHPFKGNVDLGKLDALVKQHGAGKIPYVSIATTVNMAGGQPVSMANLRELRAYTQAHGLRIIHDMTRVAENAYFVQQREPGYRDKSIREIVLETCSLTDGATMSAKKDALVNIGGFLAVNDWDVFEEARNLVVVYEGLHTYGGLAGRDMEAMAIGIKESVSDAHMHARVGQVEYLGKQMAAYGIPIVWPIGGHGIFVDAKRFLPHVPQEAFPAQALAAEIYLDSGVRTMERGIVSAGRGADGRNHTPELELVRFTLPRRVYTQAHMDVVAESTAAVWERRQTINGLKMTYEPKYLRFFQARFEPLGG